Proteins co-encoded in one Medicago truncatula cultivar Jemalong A17 chromosome 8, MtrunA17r5.0-ANR, whole genome shotgun sequence genomic window:
- the LOC11411030 gene encoding putative F-box protein At3g16210: MEDKKSDKILPAMQNPTTPSMENPASENRVTNHIPRDLHFSVLSNLPFKSVNRFSSVHRSWYHLHENPAFLNMFLASESHYNDHPDVKLLFNTNMTLSPRLYLCSGEHFKIESELEMEFPSSFLNKNLSILGSAIHGVICLYEVSNQNNVIVWNPVNGQKHVLPTNHAENCISNVLVHGFGYDHVHQDFKVIQYVVNNGVKCLGSRDQSNSFWQVYSLVNNKHTKIEVAFSVPFLHYKPYDGMEVYLDNVCYWLGRISEDDQLYLVSFNLAKNKFLTNTPLDNKWVRYYDEYDFDVTELFLKLVVIHGSVAMIIQHTDPFSFSIYILGEIGMKETWTKLVNVSPLPSMKDSIAAGKKGVIFFKAYEKDGKVACYDLTTGAVEELNFGAGKNIRQIVLYKESDRSLSEKRKNTCLLEESSQS; the protein is encoded by the exons ATGGAGGATAAAAAATCAGATAAGATTCTTCCGGCAATGCAAAATCCAACTACCCCTTCTATGGAAAACCCAGCTAGTGAGAACAGAGTTACTAACCATATTCCCAGAGACCTTCATTTCTCTGTTCTTTCTAATCTTCCATTTAAATCCGTCAACCGATTTTCTTCTGTTCACAGATCTTGGTATCATTTGCATGAAAACCCTGCTTTCCTAAACATGTTTTTGGCTTCAGAATCTCATTACAATGATCATCCTGATGTGAAGCTTTTATTTAACACAAATATGACTTTGAGCCCTAGGCTGTATCTATGCTCAGGTGAGCACTTTAAGATTGAATCTGAATTGGAGATGGAGTTTCCATCTTCATTCCTTAACAAGAATCTTTCCATATTAGGTTCAGCTATTCATGGTGTTATCTGTCTATACGAAGTTAGCAATCAGAATAATGTCATAGTGTGGAATCCTGTTAATGGCCAAAAACATGTCCTTCCTACCAACCATGCTGAGAACTGTATCTCTAACGTTCTTGTTCATGGATTTGGTTATGACCATGTTCATCAAGATTTCAAGGTTATACAATATGTGGTTAACAATGGTGTTAAATGTCTTGGTAGTAGAGATCAAAGCAACTCCTTTTGGCAGGTGTATAGTCTGGTAAATAACAAGCATACAAAGATTGAAGTTGCTTTCAGTGTTCCCTTTCTTCATTATAAGCCTTACGATGGTATGGAAGTTTACTTGGATAATGTGTGCTATTGGCTGGGCAGAATCAGCGAAGATGATCAACTTTATCTTGTCTCATTCAATTTGGCCAAGAATAAGTTTTTAACAAATACACCCTTGGATAATAAATGGGTCCGTTACTATGATGAGTACGACTTTGATGTAACGGAACTCTTTCTAAAGTTGGTGGTGATACATGGCTCTGTTGCTATGATTATACAGCATACCGATCCGTTTTCTTTTAGCATATATATTTTGGGTGAGATTGGTATGAAAGAAACATGGACAAAACTGGTCAATGTTTCACCTCTGCCTTCCATGAAGGATTCTATAGCAGCTGGGAAAAAGGGCGTTATATTCTTTAAAGCATATGAAAAGGATGGAAAGGTAGCTTGTTACGATTTAACTACCGGGGCGGTTGAGGAACTTAATTTTGGAGCAGGAAAGAATATTCGCCAAATCGTGCTTTACAAGGAGAGCGATCGTTCTCTTTcagaaaagagaaagaacacCTGTCTACTTGAAG AATCTTCACAAAGTTAA